tgcaaaaaaatagaCCCTTATCACATGTTGTATGGATCGCCCGTTTAACGGGAAGCGAGCAATCTACGTTAATCGTCCATACAACCTGCTAGCATGACATGTCAAATATTGCCTATAGTGCAGCGATTAACATGAATAGTCCATTCAGCTGACGGTCCATATATGTCGCCCATATAGCGAGCCAAAATGGcctatttttattaattttaaaaataagcacgtatttatgttattttaaaaagaaaaatatttatactacttaaaaaatcttTACAGCATCGTATCTTCACGCATTTATTCCATTCCCCCATCCACACGCACGCTAACCCCGCTCGGCCTTCCGTCTCCTCTCCTCtgtggaaataaattttataggattctATTCAGAAAGACTATCGTAATATCTCATTCATAACATTCATCATGTGATCTAATGACTGGATTAaagataagagagagaaaatagataTTTGTTATTATAGTAAAGAGAGTTTTTTATAGGATAagatcctatagaatttgcatCTGTCCTCTGCACACCCTCTCCCTGTGCCCCCGTCCCCATTGCCCCCTCTCCCGCTTCTCTCATCCCCATTGCCCCTCCCCTGCTCCACGAATGTCGTCGGCCCGAGGGTTCGCTCCATAGCGGAGGGTCCCCTCCTGCAATCTCCTCCCGTCTCTTCCCTCAATCTCCTCCCGTAATTCCCGATCCCATCCATAGAGGAGGATGAGCTCGATTTTCCCCAGCCGACGCCACACACCGCTTGGCTACCATTATCCTCAAGGTACACCCTTCCTCTCCTCACGCCCTTGCTCGCCGCCCTTTCCCACACGCGTAGTCTCCTCCCGTCTACTCACCTTGCAGGCCTACTCACGTCCACGCAATGTTCATTGGAGATCCCTCGCCATGGCAGTGGCGGGGTCTGGGAACTATCAACGCACCGCCTCCGCGCACTCGCGGCCCACATGGAACTCGAGGCCCTCGCGAGATCCCTCGCACCTTACCGCTGAGACTTGCTGCCTACCAGACCGTCGTGTCTACCTTCCTTGCTACCTTAGATGAGCTTCTCCAATCCTGTGCCATCTCGCCTAGCTCTGTGGGTGGTCGCGTTGATGCTATCGAGGGTTTTGTATTTGATAGATTGCGATCTTGTACATGTAATCTTGGGGATGCATGATGCGTCGCTGGAACCACGCGTCCGCTGCCTCTCCACCCCTTGCTCCTCGGTACCCAGCCCCACGGTTCCATTGGCAATGACGGAGCGCAGCGTAGTTCATACATGATGCATCCCACCTGTCACATACCGCGGGACACGATCAAGCTCTCCCGGAGCTTGCAGCTTATACTCACAATGATGGTGTGTGAGCATGCACGCTGGTCCTCGAAGGTGTATGCATGCATAGTTCTTGTCTCAGTTTTGGTTGGGAATTTTGATGCATGAATGTGTGCAGATTATCAaggttttctcaattttcattttttgtcATCGCCTGTCTGTATGCCTTGTAAGTCGCTAGGTACATTTTATATAACGGACTGTATTTCCATTTTTCATCCAGGATGCCATGGCTTGCACTTTGGGAAACCCAAAACCACTACCAGGCACAAGCAACGCTGAAGAAAAATGGTTCTTCGGTTGAAGATATTGAAAATGCTTtgtatcattattgtaaattttCTAAGTTGAGAATCAATTACACCTTTTATGTCGACGTAAATTCTGAGAAAGAAGTGGCATAACTATGTAGGATATGTGGTTCTAGGTTTGGTCATTGCCCAAAATAAAATGAACTTCTGTCAACACCAACTAAACTCGAATATCTGATTTGTTTACTTTGTATATTTGTTTTATCAGAAGCCCTATGAAGTTAATGGTTTATCATTTGAGGCAATTCCATAGTTTGACCCAAAATTGCAGTTTGAATGTTATTAGGATAGTGATACAACTTGATGGAAAAGTAAGAATCCCTAATATTCTCCATTAATTAATCAGCAATTTTGATTTATCTGTGGACTAGCCTTGTATTGATATGTTTGGCTTCTACAAGAAGTATCATAagcagagtttcttaagataaTTTGAGGGAATGCTTAGCATTTCACTGACAAAGTGCATTTTTACTATGCAGTAATCTACACAAGATTGGCTTATGAATTAAGTAGGGTGAGGAGTAATCGTGGAGGAGATCTTGATTATTCTCTAGATCAAACAAGCGACAATAATATGCAGCATCTTCTTTCATTGGTGAATGGCAATTTACTGAGATGAACTCTTGAATAGAAAGTAAGCCTTATatccttctccttttctgtATCTCAGTATGATCATCTCCTTTCCTTAGGAACAATATGTACTCATGCCCGTCCATTCAAAAATTGGAGGTCTTTGTGCCCATTGGCAATTACACGTACAAGGAAATCtttaaatattttcttcttaGAAAACACATTATAATGGTCTTCCCGACCCTTCTATAAAAGAATAGTTAGCTTATCGTAGTAAATTTTGCCAGTATTTAGATTGTGCATCTAAAGTTGAAACATGTATCTTAACCCATCTTTATTTTTAAGTCAAATAAGTTCTTATTACACGTTTTAGGATAGAGAAGAAGGTATCTTATTTACTAAAGCAACAGTAGTGTTGTTGAGGCACAACTGTATCATGTCATAGATGAAGCAACTATTTGgtctaaaaaaaagagatgaaGCAACAATTTTGACTATAACTTATTCAGGACTATACGAACAAAACTTGCATATAGTTGTGTTGTTTGATTTTTGGGGTAAGACTTCTGTAGATCTTTTGCATGTGtgatctactttttttttttgttgcttctcAATTTGTTTAATATCTTGCTGAAGCTTTCTGATTCTGCCATCCATCGTCTATTGTTAGCGTACACAACTTTATATTGGTGACTATCTTGCAGAATGTACTTGAAAATGCACTTATGCAACACCATGTTGCCCTTCCTCCTGGTTCTATGGGGAAAATAAGCTACAATGCCCCTAGTTGTCAGTACAGTTTGCAAGTTAGTAGATATAATATGTAAACACTTGTTGCTTTTCTgcttcatttctttctttcttttgcttaAGTTTGTTTGATCCTATTGGCTATTGATATACGAATGCAGTATACATTAATGGAGTTGGAATTTTAGGGTATCAAAAAAACAATTTTCTATGCTCCACGTAAAATAATTTCTCTTTTCTAAGTCAGAACATACCATGGTCATGCATATCTGACGGTCCTTTTCTGATAGCTGCATCTATCCCAGTCCCTCTCGTTGGAAGCCTCGAAGCATACCTTAACAGAACATGTGGCCCGATTCTACATTGCTGAGACAATTATTGCTATTGAATTCATTCATAAACATAACTATATCCACATGTTACGTATCTTTGTTTAAAACATCTAATAGATTTtagttctctatttttgcttatTTATGTATCCGGTTTGTTATCATTTGCAAAGATATTAAGCCTGATAACTTCTTCTAAACAAGAATGGTCATATGAAGCTGTCAAATTTTGGGCTATGCATGTAAATCGATTGTTCAAAGCTCTCGACCTTGAATGAAGACGAACCTATGGGTGAAGATGGAGAAGTCAACACAAATAGCTTCAGCACGGGCAGATAAACCAGAGAAAATTTGTATATTTGCTTTATATTTTACCTATTGGGCGTCATATCAATCCAGTAAATTTATCTTTTGCTTGCATAATATCTTGCACAGATACTTGTCAGAACATATATATCATGTGTTTACACTCTACAACCTCAACCTTCCGTgacatattttcttaattaaaatttttGTTGTCACACATGATTTCTCAACTGTTGGGACGCCATACTATATTGCTCCACGGGTCTGCTAGGTAAAGATTTTTTAGGTTTGAGCAGTACAAGTTGGATAAACTTGTGCTTGTGGTCTATTCTCTTTAAGAGATATATAAGTTATGGACTTATGGTGTTGCAGTTTATgggaaaacattttttttatcattttgtgCCTATATGTATATGGGCTTGTGTTATTTGGCATGTTTCACTCATCTAAATTAAATCAGTTGGAAGCTGCATAGATTAGTGGGCATAAAAATACAATATTAAGTGCATGATTTGAGTATTGTAGTAACGTATGGGCACATtactaataaataaaaaaattatttagatatTGGGATCATACTCACCTACAAGAGAAACGTTGCTGCATTTCGGACTCTGGTGTCAGGACTATAAGAGCGCTGGATACAGTGAACCGTCCGTACATATCAACGTCGGAGAGCTGGTCGACGGTGGCAATGGGGTGGCGCCGTCGccacttgcaagttgcaactgtGTCATGCTGTGTGTGGGCCCTCCGGTTATCCTAGTTGTAAGCAGACTCACTCGGCgggtttggatttggatttggatttagTTTTGGATTTAGATTTACTTCACGCCTATCTGATACACAATGCAGCTAGCACACATTGCAAGCCCGATGCCATTTAAGTCTGGTCTTTTCTTGTCTGCTATTCCCTTCTAGGTCGCtttagacttatgcacaaggattaagaaagtagatcaaataaccTTGTGATtccttatttattctgcattggaaaagataactcattcatttatgagagtgatagcatttattaaacaaaggtaagaaggtaacaaaagagaaaaaagtgcataaaaatttgagaatgacttgtatttagagaatagttgagtaGGCTAAAGACATACATTTGAATAGTACTTCCTTGTAAGGTggattttattaaaaaatcaaattttataagttttgatcaataattagttaaattatataaaattaatatacaaaatttgttttagtagatttgtattttaaaatacttttaatatgatattgattttatagcaattaataatatattataagagaaattagcTGTTAAAGTTTATTCTGATGacttttttcaatacaaaatacgtctcaaattcaaatctcgaCATTAGCCACATGGCTATGATCCTATACAGCCCGGTGCATCTCTCTTCTCAGTTTTAATCGAGAGCGGGTGCAGCTAGCGttgcatgtatgtatatacatccAGTGCTATGAGCAACTTGTGCCGCATTTTTCCCCCGTCACGTGGAAAATACAGAAAATTCCCGTTGACCTGAAGCACGTGCTCCGATGCAGTATTGCATGCCGTTTTTCGTCGCATTCTTAGACTTTGGCTAGCAAGTCACGTAACACGCCAACGAATTGATAAGATCAAACGCATCGCAAAGCTGTGCAGATACACAGATGAGCTTCCTGACGCCTTCCCGGCGTTCTGCTGCGAATTCCGGTCAACGAAACCACCGTTGGTTAACTCGGTTGGCAGGCTAGCGATCTTTTACCAACCAAAGCGCGGGTGCGCGAGACGCGCAATCGAGCTGACCGACGACTCCCCGCTTGCCGGCTGGGCTCCTATATAAACCCCAGCCCTGCTCATTCCCGGCAAGGCAAACGCAAGTGCAATCTGACACCGAGAGAAGACACGACTGCATTGTACGTCGAGATCGAGATGTATCCGGCTAAGCCCAACGAGCCGGCCGGGGTGGCGCCGGTGACCGGCGTCCCCGTTGGCGGCCCCCCCGCGGCCGGCCAGTGGTCCTCCGGCCTCTTCGACTGCTTCGACGACTGCGGCCTCTGTAAGCACCCTGCCATTGCCAACCGTCTCTTCGCTCGCCATCAATCTGCCTGTCCGTTTAGCTGACGACCGCTGTTTGGTGTGGCTGCTGCAGGCTGCCTGACGTGCTGGTGCCCGTGCATCACGTTCGGGCGGATCGCGGAGATCGTGGACCGCGGCGCGTCGTCGTGCGGGACGAGCGGGGCGCTGTACGCGCTGCTGCTGTCCCTGACGGGGTGCCAGTGGATCTACTCGTGCACGTACCGCGCCAAGATGCGCGCGCAGTTCAACCTCCCCGACTCCCCCTGCTGCGACTGCTGCGTCCACTTCTGCTGCGAGACCTGCGCGCTCTGCCAGCAGTACAAGGAGCTCAAGGCGCGCGGCTTCGACCCCGACCTCGGCTGGCACCTCAACATGGAGAGGGCCGCCGGCTCCGGCGCCTTCTACCCGCCGGCCGCGCAGCAGATGGGACGCTGATTCCGTTGCCCCCAGCGACCTCAGCTACTAGTAATATCCATCAGATCATCACGTGATCATCGGTGAAGTTTGCATGGTAAATTACATGTTGTACTGCATTTATTTTTGTGTATTATGGTGATGTGGCTTGCTGTGAAATGGTCTCAGGATTGGTACGACAAAATGTGTATGTATttctttccaaaaaaaaacaaaaaccacAACAGTAATGTGGATGTAAAGATCAGCACGGAGTGTACGTCTGCTCTTTGTTTACTGCATTTCTTGGGGCGACTCCATTGTTTAGAATAAAAGGAAAGGTAATTAAATGGTTCATAAGTCAAACCAAGTGTTGCTGAAATGCTAATCCTCCTCCGGTCGTTGAAATAATTGAAATCTTTTTACCTCCAAATACTTTGCAGAGACGCAACATTCTGCGGGGTGTTGCCGATTTGTAAATTCGATCAGATCCTTGTCAAGCCACATGTGTACCGGATTTTGCGTTCAGCTCTGCTAGAGGCAACTGACAACATGCATGACAGCACAGGTGATAGACACTGATATCAAAGAATAATCCTCCATCCAATAGTCCTCTGCGTGACAAGTCAAATGCACCAGTAATCAAGTAGATACGCAATTTTCGATGATATCACTATTCATTAGACATACACGACTTTCAAAGATATTGCATTCCTAACACTTCATATTTAATGTTAAAGTACAAATTCAGCTACCATTGTTTGATGATATCATTGCTCATTAGTCTTAAACGACTTTCGAACGTGCCCCATCGATTCCTAACCCCAAGCAAATTTtccattatttttttaactaactCATTTTTTCCATTTTCATCTCGCCTCTCTACCTCTCTTCCCGTAGACCGTGCCTAAACCCAACTCATGT
The nucleotide sequence above comes from Phragmites australis chromosome 4, lpPhrAust1.1, whole genome shotgun sequence. Encoded proteins:
- the LOC133915075 gene encoding cell number regulator 10-like codes for the protein MYPAKPNEPAGVAPVTGVPVGGPPAAGQWSSGLFDCFDDCGLCCLTCWCPCITFGRIAEIVDRGASSCGTSGALYALLLSLTGCQWIYSCTYRAKMRAQFNLPDSPCCDCCVHFCCETCALCQQYKELKARGFDPDLGWHLNMERAAGSGAFYPPAAQQMGR